The following proteins are co-located in the Solea senegalensis isolate Sse05_10M linkage group LG12, IFAPA_SoseM_1, whole genome shotgun sequence genome:
- the LOC122778588 gene encoding protocadherin gamma-C5-like isoform X6, translating to MTKRTRYRDWRWQALWWHLFFLLWSIIHAQTRYSIPEELKQGSVVGNLAKDLGLGLSEIFDRKLRVASEADKQYFTVDAGKGELVVNDRIDREALCGQSTSCVLPLQVVIENPLHLYRIEVEIRDVNDNSPSFLSQERNLKIAELTAVGARYPLETAQDLDVGINSLKSYSLSKDECFSLKIKDLANGIKVPELVLEKPLDREKQNAHHLLLTAFDGGNPVKTGTSNIIVTVLDNNDNVPVFKKTLYKISLPENSQTGFMLANVEATDADEGINGEIEYSFAEHTADTLLSLFKINSETGEIFLVGELDYENAAMHAIDITAKDKGVPEMEGHCRVQVEVIDVNDNAPEIVLTSKPSHVPEDAPSGTVVALLTARDLDSGDNGKVTLQLPKDCPLTLKPSFSNNYALVTKAVLDRERFSQYNIEITATDSGSPPLSSKKTINVTITDVNDNPPVFTQSSYNVYLKENGAPGSILYSVSASDLDFGENAKISYSILDSKVQDVSVSSYVYINSDNGSIYSMHSFDYEKLKVFQIQVQAKDQGSPSLSSNATVHVFILDQNDNAPAVIYPSSAAMGSLSHQRMPRPAKAGHLVTKVTAVDADSGHNAWISYKLTEATDASLFTVNLYTGEVRTKRAVSEQDDSSQRLLIEIRDDGEPAQSSTVTVSILLEDGLHEPILDLRQKVAEPSKKNGRIALYLILSLASVSVLSLLTFLILAVKCIRNSRSSGSCCMRRSDCDDYKNPNRNLQIQLNSDGPIKYVEVLGGDMLSQSHSFRSCMSPMSEYSDFTLIKPSSTTDFKEVISVLDASLPDSTWTFESQQVSRHIVGETVYMKI from the coding sequence ATGACAAAGAGAACAAGATACAGAGACTGGAGATGGCAGGCGCTTTGGTGGcatcttttcttcctcttgtggAGTATAATTCACGCACAGACTCGTTACAGCATCCCAGAAGAGCTCAAGCAGGGCTCAGTGGTAGGAAACCTGGCCAAAGATCTTGGTTTAGGACTTTCTGAGATTTTTGACCGTAAACTGCGCGTCGCCTCTGAGGCTGATAAGCAGTATTTCACTGTGGATGCGGGGAAGGGCGAGCTGGTGGTGAATGACCGAATAGACAGAGAGGCTTTATGTGGACAAAGCACCAGCTGTGTGTTGCCTCTGCAAGTAGTGATAGAGAACCCCTTACATCTTTATCGAATAGAAGTGGAAATACGAGATGTTAATGACAATTCTCCGAGTTTTCTCAGCCAAGAAAGAAATTTGAAAATTGCGGAGCTGACAGCGGTGGGTGCGCGATACCCTTTGGAGACCGCACAAGACCTCGACGTCGGTATAAATTCACTAAAATCATACAGTCTTAGCAAAGATGaatgtttcagtttgaaaatTAAAGACCTTGCTAATGGAATAAAAGTACCAGAGCTTGTGTTAGAGAAGCCATtagacagagaaaaacaaaatgcccATCATTTACTGCTGACAGCGTTCGATGGGGGGAATCCTGTCAAAACTGGAACATCCAACATTATTGTGACTGTCTTAGACAACAATGACAATGtccctgtttttaaaaagacgTTATATAAAATAAGTCTACCTGAAAATAGTCAAACTGGCTTCATGCTCGCAAATGTAGAAGCAACAGACGCAGATGAGGGTATTAACGGTGAGATTGAATATTCTTTTGCTGAGCACACAGCCGACACGTTGTTATCTCTTTTTAAGATTAATTCGGAAACTGGAGAGATTTTCCTTGTAGGAGAGTTAGATTATGAAAACGCTGCAATGCACGCAATAGACATTACTGCAAAAGATAAAGGCGTTCCTGAAATGGAAGGCCATTGTCGTGTTCAGGTGGAGGTGATAGACGTGAATGATAATGCTCCAGAAATTGTTCTAACTTCAAAACCCAGTCATGTTCCCGAGGACGCACCCAGTGGCACCGTAGTGGCTCTGCTCACTGCTCGGGACCTTGACTCCGGGGATAATGGTAAAGTGACATTACAGCTTCCCAAAGATTGTCCCTTGACTCTGAAGCCGTCGTTTTCTAATAACTATGCGCTGGTGACAAAGGCTGTTCTAGACCGAGAGCGTTTCTCTCAGTATAACATTGAGATCACAGCCACTGATTCAggttctcctcctctgtccagtaagaaaacaataaatgtcacaATAACTGATGTGAATGACAACCCTCCTGTATTCACTCAGTCCTcctataatgtatatttaaaagagaATGGAGCTCCGGGATCTATACTATACTCAGTATCAGCCTCTGACCTGGATTTTGGAGAAAATGCTAAAATCTCTTACTCTATACTGGACTCTAAAGTGCAGGACGTTTCTGTCTCATCGTATGTTTACATTAACTCAGATAACGGAAGCATCTACAGCATGCACTCGTTTGACTATGAGAAACTCAAGGTGTTTCAGATTCAGGTTCAGGCAAAGGATCAGGGCTCTCCGTCTCTCAGCAGCAACGCTACTGTCCATGTTTTTATCCTGGATCAGAACGACAACGCACCCGCTGTTATTTACCCCTCCTCCGCTGCCATGGGCTCCCTCTCTCATCAGAGGATGCCCCGTCCCGCTAAAGCAGGTCACCTGGTTACCAAGGTGACAGCTGTGGACGCTGACTCGGGCCATAACGCCTGGATCTCCTACAAACTGACGGAGGCCACAGACGCGTCTCTGTTCACTGTCAACCTGTACACAGGGGAGGTGAGGACTAAACGCGCTGTGTCCGAGCAGGACGACTCCTCTCAGAGGCTGCTTATAGAGATCAGAGACGACGGGGAACCGGCACAGTCCTCCACCGTCACGGTGTCCATCCTGCTGGAGGACGGTCTCCATGAGCCCATCTTAGACCTGCGACAGAAGGTAGCAGAGCCCAGCAAGAAAAACGGGAGAATCGCCCTTTATCTGATTCTCTCTCTGGCTTCGGTGTCCGTGCTGTCTCTGTTGACTTTTCTCATCTTAGCGGTTAAATGCATCAGGAACAGCAGAAGCAGCGGTAGTTGCTGCATGAGACGGAGCGACTGTGATGATTACAAGAACCCCAACAGAAACCTGCAGATTCAGCTCAACTCTGATGGACCCATAAAGTACGTGGAGGTGCTGGGAGGAGACATGTTGTCTCAGAGTCACTCCTTCAGGTCCTGTATGTCTCCAATGTCAGAGTACAGTGATTTCACTTTGATTAAGCCCAGCAGCACCACTGACTTTAAGGAGGTGATCAGTGTCCTGGATGCGTCTTTACCTGACAGCACCTGGACCTTTGAGAGCCAGCAG
- the LOC122778755 gene encoding protocadherin gamma-C5-like produces the protein MLKSTSIYSMHSFDYEKLKVFQIQVQAKDQGSPSLSSNATVHVFILDQNDNAPAVIYPSSAAMGSLSHQRMPRPAKAGHLVTKVTAVDADSGHNAWISYKLTEATDASLFTVNLYTGEVRTKRAVSEQDDSSQRLLIEIRDDGEPAQSSTVTVSILLEDGLHEPILDLRQKVAEPSKKNGRIALYLILSLASVSVLSLLTFLILAVKCIRNSRSSGSCCMRRSDCDDYKNPNRNLQIQLNSDGPIKYVEVLGGDMLSQSHSFRSCMSPMSEYSDFTLIKPSSTTDFKEVISVLDASLPDSTWTFESQQVSKVTPSSHWLLVVDDVRQSHTELYKEIYSLPLTSFSTTNVNSATSCWTVCDAFIAQI, from the exons ATGCTAAAATCTACAAGCATCTACAGCATGCACTCGTTTGACTATGAGAAACTCAAG GTGTTTCAGATTCAGGTTCAGGCAAAGGATCAGGGCTCTCCGTCTCTCAGCAGCAACGCTACTGTCCATGTTTTTATCCTGGACCAGAACGACAACGCACCCGCTGTTATTTACCCCTCTTCCGCTGCCATGGGCTCCCTCTCTCATCAGAGGATGCCCCGTCCCGCTAAAGCGGGTCACCTGGTTACCAAGGTGACAGCTGTGGACGCTGACTCGGGCCATAACGCCTGGATCTCCTACAAACTGACGGAGGCCACAGACGCGTCTCTGTTCACTGTCAACCTGTACACAGGGGAGGTGAGGACTAAACGCGCTGTGTCCGAGCAGGACGACTCCTCTCAGAGGCTGCTTATAGAGATCAGAGACGACGGGGAACCGGCACAGTCCTCCACCGTCACGGTGTCCATCCTGCTGGAGGACGGTCTCCATGAGCCCATCTTAGACCTGCGACAGAAGGTAGCAGAGCCCAGCAAGAAAAACGGGAGAATCGCCCTTTATCTGATTCTCTCTCTGGCCTCGGTGTCCGTGCTGTCTCTGTTGACTTTTCTCATCTTAGCGGTTAAATGCATCAGGAACAGCAGAAGCAGCGGTAGTTGCTGCATGAGACGGAGCGACTGTGATGATTACAAGAACCCCAACAGAAACCTGCAGATTCAGCTCAACTCTGATGGACCCATAAAGTACGTGGAGGTGCTGGGAGGAGACATGTTGTCTCAGAGTCACTCCTTCAGGTCCTGTATGTCTCCAATGTCAGAGTACAGTGATTTCACTTTGATTAAGCCCAGCAGCACCACTGACTTTAAGGAGGTGATCAGTGTCCTGGATGCGTCTTTACCTGACAGCACCTGGACCTTTGAGAGCCAGCAGGTGAGCAAAGTGACC CCGTCTTCCCATTGGCTGCTTGTGGTAGATGATGTTCGCCAATCACACACAGAACTGTACAAAGAGATCTACTCCCTCCCCCTCACCAGCTTCAGCACCACCAACGTTAACAGTGCAACGAGCTGCTGGACGGTGTGTGATGCGTTTATAGCTCAGATATGA
- the tgfb5 gene encoding transforming growth factor beta-2 proprotein, translating to MWLPRLALLLLLRFSGVPQVDGLNTCQSINLDAQKSRRIEAVRGQILSKLRIRSPPDDDDDDDPASSPVPPEVMLLYNSTRELLKERARLAESACERESSEEDYYAKEVQRIDMLPPRTDTNAVQPVAPNPHYRVVHFDVSGVDLNNSTLVIAEFRIFRAPNPQARASEQRVEIYQLLKPDEESTSTQRYIDSRTVQPKAKGSWISVDVTETIKDWLSDPENNLGLKLGVHCPCCTFVPSTNNIVPNKSEELEALFAGVDDEHLRQMRKPGQVKGQADFSSKTPHLILTLLPSDRVDNPAKKNRKKRAAATDTSTCTRGSDQGCCLRSLYIDFRRDLNWKWIHEPKGYKANFCAGNCPYLWSANNHYNMILPLYNKLNPEASASPCCVPQDLEPLTIMYFIGRTPRVEQLSNMVVKSCKCR from the exons ATGTGGCTACCCCGCctcgcgctgctgctgctgctccggtTCTCCGGTGTGCCGCAGGTGGACGGACTCAACACGTGTCAGTCCATCAACCTGGACGCGCAGAAGTCCCGGCGCATCGAGGCCGTGCGCGGCCAGATCCTCAGCAAACTGCGCATCCGCAGCCCGCCggacgatgacgacgacgacgacccGGCGTCGAGCCCGGTGCCCCCGGAGGTCATGCTGCTATACAACAGCACGCGGGAGCTGCTGAAGGAGCGCGCGCGCCTCGCCGAGTCCGCGTGCGAGCGCGAGAGCAGCGAGGAAGACTACTACGCGAAAGAGGTGCAGAGGATCGACATGCTGCCCCCCCGCACCGACACAA ATGCAGTGCAGCCAGTAGCACCCAACCCCCACTACAGAGTCGTCCACTTCGATGTCAGTGGAGTGGACTTGAACAACAGCACCCTGGTCATCGCTGAGTTCAGGATCTTCAGAGCTCCCAACCCGCAGGCCCGGGCCTCAGAGCAGAGAGTGGAGATCTATcag CTGCTGAAGCCTGATGAAGAGAGCACCTCCACTCAACGGTACATTGACTCGCGCACTGTTCAGCCCAAGGCCAAGGGATCCTGGATCTCTGTGGACGTCACAGAAACCATTAAGGACTGGTTGTCAGATCCAG AGAACAATCTTGGCCTGAAACTGGGCGTCCACTGTCCCTGCTGCACCTTTGTCCCGTCCACCAACAACATCGTTCCTAACAAGAGTGAGGAGCTGGAGGCCCTGTTTGCAG GTGTGGACGACGAGCATCTTCGTCAGATGAGAAAACCAGGTCAGGTTAAAGGTCAGGCGGACTTCAGCAGCAAGACACCGCACCTCATCCTCACCCTGCTGCCCAGTGACCGAGTCGACAACCCAGCCAAGAAGAACCGCAAGAAGAGGGCAGCTGCCACAGACACCTCAACCTGTACCCG cgGCTCAGACCAGGGCTGCTGCCTGCGCTCGCTCTACATCGACTTCAGACGTGACCTCAACTGGAAGTGGATCCATGAGCCCAAAGGTTATAAAGCTAACTTCTGTGCTGGCAACTGTCCTTACCTCTGGAGTGCCAACAACCACTACAACATG ATCCTGCCCCTGTACAACAAGCTGAACCCTGAGGCCTCCGCCTCGCCCTGCTGTGTTCCTCAGGACCTGGAGCCTCTCACCATCATGTACTTCATCGGCCGCACACCACGCGTAGAGCAACTCTCCAACATGGTCGTCAAATCCTGCAAGTGTCGTTGA
- the LOC122778589 gene encoding protocadherin gamma-C5-like translates to MEYVNRSGQASNRSGCYFRFSLWEITHPNGSGMTKTMHYRDWRWQAIWWHYFFLLWSTTAAQTRHSIPEELKQGSVVGNLAKDLGLGLSEIFNRKLRVSSEADEQYFSVDAGKGELVVNDRIDREALCGQSVSCVLPLQIVLETPLTLHRIEVEIKDINDNAPRFHSKETALKISESAAVGARFRLQSAEDLDVGSNSVKSYTLTKNDCFTLKMKEVEDGKTVPELVLEKPLDREKKAVHQLLLTALDGGNPVMSGTSQITITVLDVNDNFPVFDQNSYKVSLPENTAKYTFVIKVTATDADEGPNGEVNFSFDSRTLDSVTSMFEINSVTGEIYLKGDLDYEKDTSYKIEITAKDKGVPEMESHCRLQIDVVDVNDNTPEIVLTSEPQPVREDAPSGTVVALLNARDADSGNNSKVTLQLPKGSPFTLKPSFSNNYALVTKGVLDRERFSQYNIEITATDSGSPPLSSKKTIPVTVADVNDNPPVFTQSSYNVYLKENGVPGSILYSVSASDLDFGENAKISYSILDSKVQDVSVSSYVYINSDNGSIYSMHSFDYEKLKVFQIQVQAKDQGSPSLSTNATVHVFILDQNDNAPAVIYPSSAAMGSLSHQRMPRPAKAGHLVTKVTAVDADSGHNAWISYKLTEATDASLFTVNLYTGEVRTKRAVSEQDDSSQRLLIEIRDDGEPAQSSTVTVSILLEDGLHEPILDLRQKVAEPSKKNGRIALYLILSLASVSVLSLLTFLILAVKCIRNSRSSGSCCMRRSDCDDYKNPNRNLQIQLNSDGPIKYVEVLGGDMLSQSHSFRSCMSPMSEYSDFTLIKPSSTTDFKEVISVLDASLPDSTWTFESQQVSRHIIELLCNLYHMLLLVTSHKHLRFYILPACV, encoded by the coding sequence ATGGAATATGTCAATCGGAGTGGCCAAGCCTCTAATAGAAGTGGATGTTATTttcgattttctctatgggaaaTAACACATCCTAACGGATCTGGGATGACAAAGACAATGCACTACCGAGACTGGAGATGGCAGGCGATTTGGTGGCATTATTTCTTTCTCCTGTGGAGTACAACAGCCGCACAGACTCGTCACAGCATCCCAGAGGAGCTAAAGCAGGGTTCTGTGGTAGGAAATCTAGCGAAAGACCTTGGTTTGGGACTGTCTGAGATTTTCAACCGTAAACTGCGTGTATCCTCTGAGGCTGATGAGCAGTATTTCAGTGTGGATGCGGGGAAGGGCGAGCTGGTGGTGAATGACAGAATAGACAGAGAGGCTTTGTGTGGACAAAGCGTCAGCTGCGTGTTGCCTCTGCAGATTGTCCTTGAAACCCCCCTAACTTTACATCGAATTGAGGTAGAAATTAAGGATATAAATGATAACGCCCCCAGATTTCACTCAAAGGAAACGGCTTTGAAAATTTCTGAATCGGCAGCCGTGGGAGCTCGATTTCGATTACAGAGCGCAGAAGATTTAGATGTTGGAAGTAATTCGGTGAAATCGTACACGCTTACCAAAAACGACTGTTTTACGTTGAAAATGAAGGAGGTTGAGGATGGAAAAACTGTTCCGGAGCTAGTGTTAGAGAAGCCACTggacagagagaagaaagcAGTTCACCAGCTTCTGCTGACAGCATTAGACGGTGGGAATCCAGTCATGTCTGGAACCTCACAGATCACAATCACTGTGCTTGATGTAAATGATAATTTCCCAGTATTTGATCAAAATTCATATAAGGTTTCCTTACCTGAGAATACTGCAAAGTATACTTTTGTTATTAAGGTGACAGCAACTGACGCTGACGAGGGACCAAACGGTGAAGTTAATTTCTCTTTTGACTCCCGGACGCTTGATTCTGTCACATCAATGTTTGAAATCAATTCAGTAACGGGTGAAATATATTTGAAAGGAGATTTAGATTATGAAAAAGACACATCTTACAAAATAGAAATAACTGCAAAAGACAAAGGTGTTCCTGAAATGGAGAGTCACTGTCGTCTGCAGATAGATGTTGTGGATGTTAATGATAATACTCCAGAAATTGTTCTCACCTCTGAACCACAGCCAGTGCGCGAGGACGCACCGAGTGGCACAGTGGTGGCTTTGCTCAACGCACGTGACGCGGACTCGGGTAATAACAGCAAAGTAACACTGCAGCTACCCAAAGGTTCTCCTTTTACGCTAAAACCATCATTTTCTAATAATTATGCACTGGTAACAAAAGGTGTTTTGGACCGAGAGCGTTTCTCTCAGTATAACATTGAGATCACAGCCACTGATTCAggttctcctcctctgtccagtAAGAAAACTATTCCGGTTACTGTCGCTGATGTGAATGACAACCCTCCTGTATTCACTCAGTCCTcctataatgtatatttaaaagagaATGGAGTTCCAGGATCTATACTGTACTCAGTATCAGCCTCTGACCTGGATTTTGGAGAAAATGCTAAAATCTCTTACTCTATACTGGACTCTAAAGTGCAGGACGTTTCTGTCTCATCGTATGTTTACATTAACTCAGATAACGGAAGCATCTACAGCATGCACTCGTTTGACTATGAGAAACTCAAGGTGTTTCAGATTCAGGTTCAGGCAAAGGATCAGGGCTCTCCGTCTCTCAGCACCAACGCTACTGTCCATGTTTTTATCCTGGACCAGAACGACAACGCACCCGCTGTTATTTACCCCTCCTCCGCTGCCATGGGCTCCCTCTCTCATCAGAGGATGCCCCGTCCCGCCAAAGCGGGTCACCTGGTTACCAAGGTGACAGCTGTGGACGCTGACTCGGGCCATAACGCCTGGATCTCCTACAAACTGACGGAGGCCACAGACGCGTCTCTGTTCACTGTCAACCTGTACACAGGGGAGGTGAGGACTAAACGCGCTGTGTCCGAGCAGGACGACTCCTCTCAGAGGCTGCTTATAGAGATCAGAGACGACGGGGAACCGGCCCAGTCCTCCACCGTCACGGTGTCCATCCTGCTGGAGGACGGTCTCCATGAGCCCATCTTAGACCTGCGACAGAAGGTAGCAGAGCCCAGCAAGAAAAATGGGAGAATCGCCCTTTATCTGATTCTCTCTCTGGCCTCGGTGTCCGTGCTGTCTCTGTTGACTTTTCTCATCTTAGCGGTTAAATGCATCAGGAACAGCAGAAGCAGCGGTAGTTGCTGCATGAGACGGAGCGACTGTGATGATTACAAGAACCCCAACAGAAACCTGCAGATTCAGCTCAACTCTGATGGACCCATAAAGTACGTGGAGGTGCTGGGAGGAGACATGTTGTCTCAGAGTCACTCCTTCAGGTCCTGTATGTCTCCAATGTCAGAGTACAGTGATTTCACTTTGATTAAGCCCAGCAGCACCACTGACTTTAAGGAGGTGATCAGTGTCCTGGATGCGTCTTTACCTGACAGCACCTGGACCTTTGAGAGCCAGCAGGTGAGCAGACATATAATTGAACTGCTGTGTAATCTATATCACATGCTGCTGTTGGTAACAAGTCACAAACACTTGCGATTTTATATTTTACCTGCATGTGTATAG
- the trmt112 gene encoding multifunctional methyltransferase subunit TRM112-like protein, giving the protein MKLLTHNMLMSHVKGVTKGYPLLIKATEVKVNEVEFNPQFVSRMIPKVEWSALVKAAEELGHRQDLPAELLADYEKNEEFLKKVHKVLLEVEVIEGCLQCPESGREFPITKGIPNMLLNEDEV; this is encoded by the exons ATGAAGCTTCTAACGCACAACATGTTGATGTCTCACGTGAAGGGAGTCACTAAAGGATACCCGCTGCTCATCAAG gCAACTGAGGTGAAGGTGAATGAGGTGGAGTTCAACCCCCAGTTTGTGAGTAGGATGATTCCCAAAGTGGAATGGAGCGCTCTGGTCAAGGCTGCAGAGGAG CTTGGTCATCGTCAAGACCTGCCTGCTGAGCTTCTGGCAGACTACGAGAAAAATGAAGAGTTCCTGAAGAAAGTGCACAAAGTGCTGTTGGAG GTGGAGGTCATCGAAGGCTGTCTGCAGTGTCCCGAGTCTGGACGAGAGTTCCCCATCACCAAAGGAATCCCCAACATGCTGCTGAACGAGGACGAGGTGTAA
- the LOC122778590 gene encoding protocadherin gamma-C5-like, whose translation MIATVFSITSLGNNSNGPGMTKRIGYKDWRWQALWWHIFFLLWSIIHAQTRYSIPEELKQGSVVGNLAKDLGLALSEIFDRKLRVASEADKQYFTVDAGKGELVVNDRIDREALCGPSASCVLTLQVVIDKPLQLYRVEVEIQDINDNSPVFPPQDIILEIAESTVAGARFPLKTAQDLDVGVNSVRSYTLNKDEFFSLKVKDVSGGRKVPELILSKSLDREIKPIHHLQLTAIDGGNPVKSGSSQITIHVLDINDNFPVFEKNVYKISISENSAQGASIIKLTAKDIDDGSNGEVEYSFGTHTPDNVLSVFDIDSSTGELRLKGKLDFETNANYEVDICAKDKGTPRMEGHCTVHIEVIDINDNAPNIFLTSQPNSLPEDAPSGTVVALISARDLDSGDNGKVSLQLPKDFPFNLKPSFSDNYALVTSGALDRESISEYNIEITASDLGSPPLSTKKTINVSVTDVNDNPPVFTQSSYNVYLKENGAPGSILYSVSASDLDFGENAKISYSILDSKVQDVSVSSYVYINSDNGSIYSMHSFDYEKLKVFQIQVQAKDQGSPSLSSNTTVHVFILDQNDNAPAVIYPSSAAMGSLSHQRMPRPAKAGHLVTKVTAVDADSGHNAWISYKLTEATDASLFTVNLYTGEVRTKRAVSEQDDSSQRLLIEIRDDGEPAQSSTVTVSILLEDGLHEPILDLRQKVAEPSKKNGRIALYLILSLASVSVLSLLTFLILAVKCIRNSRSSGSCCMRRSDCDDYKNPNRNLQIQLNSDGPIKYVEVLGGDMLSQSHSFRSCMSPMSEYSDFTLIKPSSTTDFKEVISVLDASLPDSTWTFESQQVSRKQ comes from the coding sequence ATGATTGCTACCGTCTTTTCGATCACCTCACTGGGAAATAATTCTAACGGACCGGGGATGACAAAGAGAATAGGATACAAAGACTGGAGATGGCAGGCGCTTTGGTGGcatattttcttcctcttgtggAGTATAATTCACGCACAGACTCGTTACAGCATCCCAGAAGAGCTCAAGCAGGGCTCTGTGGTAGGAAATCTAGCCAAAGATCTTGGTTTGGCACTGTCTGAGATTTTTGACCGTAAACTGCGCGTCGCCTCTGAGGCTGATAAGCAGTATTTCACTGTGGATGCGGGGAAGGGCGAGCTGGTGGTGAATGACAGGATAGACAGAGAGGCTTTATGTGGACCAAGCGCCAGCTGTGTGTTGACTCTGCAGGTAGTTATTGATAAACCGTTACAGTTGTACAGAGTCGAGGTGGAAATACAGGATATTAATGACAATTCTCCAGTATTTCCTCCGCAAGATATTATATTAGAAATAGCAGAGTCGACAGTAGCAGGGGCACGTTTTCCTTTAAAGACAGCCCAGGATCTCGATGTTGGAGTGAATTCAGTCAGGTCTTATACCCTGAACAAAGACGAGTTCTTTAGTTTAAAAGTTAAAGATGTTTCCGGAGGGAGAAAAGTCCCAGAGCTAATCTTGTCTAAATCTTtagacagagaaataaaaccTATACACCACCTGCAGTTAACAGCTATAGATGGTGGAAATCCAGTGAAATCTGGAAGCTCACAAATTACAATACATGTGCTTGATATTAATGACAATTTCCCTGTATTTGAGAAAAATGTCTACAAAATATCGATAAGCGAAAATAGTGCACAAGGCGCATCAATAATAAAACTGACAGCAAAAGACATCGATGATGGTTCTAATGGAGAAGTAGAGTATTCATTTGGAACTCACACGCCAGAtaatgttctctctgtgtttgataTTGATTCGTCAACCGGAGAATTGCGTCTGAAAGGGAAATTAGACTTCGAGACAAACGCAAACTATGAGGTTGACATTTGCGCCAAAGACAAAGGAACTCCAAGAATGGAGGGACACTGTACTGTCCACATTGAAGTGATAGATATTAACGATAATGCTCCTAATATATTTCTGACCTCTCAACCTAATTCTTTGCCAGAGGATGCGCCAAGCGGAACTGTAGTAGCTTTAATCAGTGCCCGAGACCTTGATTCTGGTGACAACGGTAAAGTGTCATTACAGCTCCCAAAGGATTTCCCTTTCAACCTGAAACCATCTTTTTCTGACAATTACGCTCTGGTTACCAGCGGTGCTTTAGACCGAGAGAGCATCTCAGAGTACAATATTGAGATTACAGCCTCTGATCTAGGCTCTCCCCCTCTGTCCACGAAGAAAACTATAAACGTTTCTGTTACTGATGTGAATGACAACCCTCCTGTATTCACTCAGTCCTcctataatgtatatttaaaagagaATGGAGCTCCAGGATCTATACTGTACTCAGTATCAGCCTCTGACCTGGATTTTGGAGAAAATGCTAAAATCTCTTACTCTATACTGGACTCTAAAGTGCAGGACGTTTCTGTCTCATCGTATGTTTACATTAACTCAGATAACGGAAGCATCTACAGCATGCACTCGTTTGACTATGAGAAACTCAAGGTGTTTCAGATTCAGGTTCAGGCAAAGGATCAGGGCTCTCCGTCTCTCAGCAGCAACACTACTGTCCATGTTTTTATCCTGGACCAGAACGACAACGCACCCGCTGTTATTTACCCCTCCTCCGCTGCCATGGGCTCCCTCTCTCATCAGAGGATGCCCCGTCCCGCTAAAGCGGGTCACCTGGTTACCAAGGTGACAGCTGTGGACGCTGACTCGGGCCATAACGCCTGGATCTCCTACAAACTGACGGAGGCCACAGACGCGTCTCTGTTCACTGTCAACCTGTACACAGGGGAGGTGAGGACTAAACGCGCTGTGTCCGAGCAGGACGACTCCTCTCAGAGGCTGCTTATAGAGATCAGAGACGACGGGGAACCGGCCCAGTCCTCCACCGTCACGGTGTCCATCCTGCTGGAGGACGGTCTCCATGAGCCCATCTTAGACCTGCGACAGAAGGTAGCAGAGCCCAGCAAGAAAAACGGGAGAATCGCCCTTTATCTGATTCTCTCTCTGGCCTCGGTGTCCGTGCTGTCTCTGTTGACTTTTCTCATCTTAGCGGTTAAATGCATCAGGAACAGCAGAAGCAGCGGTAGTTGCTGCATGAGACGGAGCGACTGTGATGATTACAAGAACCCCAATAGAAACCTGCAGATTCAGCTCAACTCTGATGGACCCATAAAGTACGTGGAGGTGCTGGGAGGAGACATGTTGTCTCAGAGTCACTCCTTCAGGTCCTGTATGTCTCCTATGTCAGAGTACAGTGATTTCACTTTGATTAAGCCCAGCAGCACCACTGACTTTAAGGAGGTGATCAGTGTCCTGGATGCGTCTTTACCTGACAGCACCTGGACCTTTGAGAGCCAGCAGGTGAGCAGAAAACAGTAG